In a genomic window of Leptospira broomii serovar Hurstbridge str. 5399:
- a CDS encoding PAS domain S-box protein has translation MSLSLMRKLILLIENEEAGVPPLHDLLTQSDQDEIFSVQTVTTETAIGQIKSLNYDLLIVDYRSIFPNNLNLIEEHKVSNAATPFIIINKAIDSDAKLRSFEAGASYYIDKTNINPSFLKEAIRTCLEKKEFGNIFGEDSLKLKEIIRLNIEIATTELDTEELPDFIAEKIGRFVECDGVSVGKKEGQEFVYKGTYGKLVYPKGLRIRTERGFSGQAIGNKRILFHGQLSSLSGEVGDDYSLNGKIGSGVAIPLFFADEPVGIINVFSERHDSFERGIERSLELLSVMLGSILYKKNVEHELRSGRNMLKNALKIANLGSWEWNVIENKITWSDEVYSIFGISKNEIQISVDGFFSFVHPDDEARVRRFGEELLEYGAVTEIDHRIVRPDGEIRSVVERAELIRNSKGEPTFIIGTVQDVTEKKRSEENLRLLQIAIEKSTDIFLITESEPIADPGPKIVYVNEAFEKLTGYTREEVIGRTPKILRGPKSDLKIQAKIEESMSQWKQIREETLNHRKDGTEFWTELDMFPISDSTGRYTHWISIHRDVTERKQTEERLMQSQKMEAVGQLAGGLAHDFNNLLNVILANLDLLELKLKESPDLLKRVTSAQDAVQRGVEVNRRLLSFSRKQPINPEIADVNQLLRDFSPILEKIRTDKVGVELEISNESLICEIEKSGLENALLNLTINARDAMPEGGTIRISSGLLKNAESEGVRISGLEQADYCLVTVTDSGIGMDEPIKARIFEPFFSTKGAGKGTGLGLSMVYGFVKQSKGFVKVISVPGHGTSFLIFLPILSPDHSVPADEGAILP, from the coding sequence ATGAGCCTAAGCTTGATGCGTAAATTGATTCTATTAATTGAAAACGAAGAAGCAGGGGTTCCTCCACTTCACGATTTACTGACTCAATCCGACCAGGATGAAATTTTTTCAGTCCAAACCGTTACGACCGAAACGGCAATCGGGCAGATAAAATCCTTAAATTACGATCTCCTTATAGTCGACTATCGTTCCATTTTTCCTAACAACCTTAATCTAATAGAAGAACATAAAGTATCTAATGCCGCAACGCCGTTTATTATCATTAATAAAGCGATTGATTCCGACGCCAAGTTGCGATCTTTCGAGGCAGGGGCTTCCTATTACATTGATAAAACTAATATCAATCCTTCCTTTTTAAAGGAAGCAATTCGAACCTGTTTGGAAAAAAAAGAGTTTGGGAATATCTTTGGGGAAGATTCTCTCAAGCTTAAAGAAATCATTCGACTGAATATAGAAATAGCTACGACAGAGTTAGATACGGAGGAACTTCCGGACTTTATCGCAGAAAAGATCGGTCGTTTTGTGGAATGTGACGGCGTTTCGGTAGGTAAAAAGGAAGGACAGGAATTCGTCTATAAGGGGACTTATGGCAAGTTAGTTTATCCGAAAGGGCTTCGAATTCGGACGGAACGCGGTTTTTCAGGTCAAGCGATCGGCAATAAAAGAATTTTGTTTCACGGCCAATTGAGTTCGCTTTCAGGCGAAGTCGGCGACGATTATTCTTTGAACGGTAAGATAGGTAGCGGAGTCGCAATCCCGCTTTTCTTCGCGGACGAACCTGTCGGAATCATAAATGTGTTTTCGGAAAGACACGATTCGTTTGAAAGAGGAATTGAGAGATCCTTGGAGTTGCTTTCCGTGATGCTGGGATCCATCCTTTACAAAAAAAACGTAGAGCATGAACTTCGTTCCGGCAGAAATATGCTGAAAAACGCTTTAAAAATCGCTAATCTTGGCAGTTGGGAATGGAACGTAATCGAAAATAAAATCACTTGGTCTGACGAAGTCTATTCGATATTCGGAATTTCCAAGAATGAGATTCAAATATCAGTCGACGGATTCTTTTCATTCGTCCATCCGGACGATGAAGCAAGAGTTCGGAGATTCGGAGAGGAATTACTCGAATACGGGGCCGTAACTGAAATCGATCATAGAATCGTAAGACCCGACGGGGAAATTCGCTCCGTTGTGGAAAGGGCCGAATTGATACGTAATTCAAAGGGAGAGCCCACCTTCATAATCGGTACTGTTCAGGATGTTACCGAAAAAAAACGATCCGAAGAAAACCTAAGATTGCTACAAATTGCTATTGAAAAATCCACGGATATCTTTCTAATCACCGAGTCGGAACCGATCGCCGATCCAGGACCTAAAATCGTGTATGTAAACGAAGCGTTTGAAAAACTTACCGGTTATACTAGGGAAGAGGTGATCGGCAGGACTCCCAAAATATTACGCGGACCGAAATCGGATCTGAAAATCCAAGCAAAGATAGAAGAGTCTATGTCTCAATGGAAACAGATTCGAGAAGAAACATTGAATCATCGAAAAGACGGGACGGAGTTTTGGACGGAACTGGATATGTTTCCGATAAGCGACTCTACCGGACGATATACTCATTGGATTTCCATTCATCGGGACGTGACGGAAAGGAAACAAACCGAAGAGCGGTTGATGCAATCGCAAAAAATGGAGGCCGTCGGGCAGCTTGCAGGCGGACTTGCTCATGATTTTAATAATTTATTAAACGTCATACTCGCGAATCTTGATCTTCTCGAACTTAAATTAAAAGAGTCGCCGGATTTACTGAAGCGCGTGACCTCGGCTCAAGATGCCGTGCAACGTGGGGTCGAAGTAAACCGAAGATTATTATCCTTTTCGAGAAAGCAACCTATCAATCCGGAAATCGCCGATGTGAATCAGCTGCTTCGCGATTTTTCGCCGATTCTCGAAAAGATACGAACCGATAAAGTCGGCGTCGAGTTGGAAATATCGAACGAGTCCTTGATTTGCGAGATCGAAAAAAGTGGATTGGAAAACGCTCTTTTGAATCTAACGATCAATGCTCGGGATGCGATGCCTGAGGGCGGAACGATTCGGATTTCTTCGGGATTATTAAAGAATGCAGAGTCGGAAGGAGTTCGAATATCAGGATTGGAGCAAGCAGATTACTGTTTAGTTACGGTAACGGATTCGGGGATCGGGATGGATGAACCGATAAAGGCCCGAATATTCGAGCCGTTTTTTTCAACTAAAGGCGCTGGAAAGGGAACCGGATTAGGCTTGTCAATGGTTTACGGTTTCGTAAAACAATCAAAAGGATTTGTTAAAGTGATTTCAGTTCCCGGTCACGGAACAAGCTTTCTTATTTTCCTGCCCATACTTAGCCCCGATCATTCAGTCCCGGCTGATGAGGGAGCAATACTTCCATGA
- a CDS encoding EAL domain-containing response regulator, with amino-acid sequence MNNLRAKKLLILDDEEEITKILGEIAEDCGFNVALTYDAPDFLTKLDDSFDCIILDLMIPGMDGVDVIRALSEKEVDPDVVLISGADRRTLHSAQTLAGEYGLRIYSVMEKPIRIADMRSLLQDLFEKSDRVPRSKKSIIGNSRLSFKSEELYHAVQSDQFVLHYQPKIDLKTGKVEGFESLVRWSHPEFGLLYPDSFLPNMEKEAKILNLMTDKIIDIALAECAKWKSMGKELRMAVNVSPVTLTELDFPERIYAKVKESGISQSNFQMEVTETSFLENIRFTQDILTRLRIRGIGLSIDDFGTGYSSLKQLHRFPFTELKIDKSFVMDSPQDRESLFICQASIDLGHKLGMTVVAEGIETPEVEKLMKDAGCDIGQGYYYSRPIPPERIPELLENFG; translated from the coding sequence ATGAATAACCTCAGAGCTAAAAAACTTCTGATCCTGGATGATGAAGAAGAAATTACGAAAATTTTAGGTGAAATTGCGGAAGATTGCGGTTTTAACGTAGCGCTTACTTATGATGCTCCGGACTTTCTTACTAAGCTCGACGATTCTTTCGACTGCATCATCCTAGATTTGATGATTCCTGGAATGGACGGCGTGGATGTAATTCGCGCGTTGTCCGAAAAAGAGGTGGATCCGGATGTTGTTTTAATTTCTGGAGCGGACCGTCGAACTTTGCATAGCGCTCAAACATTAGCGGGGGAATATGGATTGCGAATTTATTCGGTCATGGAAAAGCCGATTCGTATAGCCGACATGAGATCTCTGCTCCAAGATTTATTCGAAAAATCTGATAGAGTTCCGCGTTCAAAGAAGTCAATTATAGGAAATTCCAGGCTTTCCTTTAAATCGGAGGAACTCTACCATGCGGTGCAATCCGATCAATTTGTTTTGCATTATCAACCAAAAATCGACCTGAAGACCGGCAAGGTAGAAGGCTTCGAGTCGCTCGTTCGTTGGAGCCATCCGGAGTTCGGATTGCTGTATCCCGATTCGTTTCTGCCAAACATGGAAAAGGAAGCGAAAATCCTCAACTTAATGACCGACAAAATAATAGATATCGCGTTGGCAGAATGCGCCAAATGGAAATCTATGGGAAAAGAATTGAGAATGGCGGTTAACGTCTCTCCGGTAACGTTGACGGAGTTGGATTTTCCGGAAAGAATTTACGCAAAAGTAAAAGAAAGCGGAATATCCCAAAGTAATTTTCAAATGGAAGTGACCGAGACAAGTTTTTTGGAAAACATTCGATTTACTCAGGATATCTTAACTCGTCTCAGGATTCGGGGCATAGGTCTGTCCATTGACGACTTTGGAACCGGCTATTCTTCATTAAAGCAATTGCATAGATTCCCGTTTACGGAGTTAAAGATCGATAAGTCTTTCGTAATGGATTCCCCGCAAGATAGGGAGTCTTTGTTTATTTGCCAGGCCTCGATTGATCTTGGTCATAAACTTGGAATGACTGTAGTAGCGGAAGGGATAGAAACGCCCGAAGTCGAAAAGCTGATGAAAGACGCCGGCTGCGATATAGGACAAGGATATTATTATTCCAGGCCGATTCCTCCGGAACGGATTCCTGAACTTTTAGAGAATTTTGGTTGA
- a CDS encoding glycosyltransferase family 2 protein, with the protein MSKQQIQHHLWKKAYFIIPALNEEESLPAVLVELKNLGIESSRILVIDNGSVDGTARVAAEQKVCVVREPNKGYGIACLSGISFLKSLTESPEFLVFVDGDGSDDLGDLFSLFQPFVMDPRTDFVLGTRTQGGAEDGSLSFLQKFGNALSCFLLKVFYGVEFTDLGPFRVLRWNSFLSLGQKDKTWGWNLEMQIKAVRKGFRIVEVPVRYERRKGGKSKISGTLIGSLRAGAKILWIFFYLTFLNGGNRSKKSVIIRLPKTVRKIPTKRGSTKIL; encoded by the coding sequence ATCATCTTTGGAAGAAGGCGTATTTTATTATTCCTGCGTTAAACGAAGAAGAAAGCCTACCTGCAGTATTGGTCGAATTAAAAAATCTTGGGATCGAATCTTCTCGCATATTGGTAATCGATAACGGATCCGTTGATGGAACCGCTCGAGTAGCGGCAGAACAGAAAGTTTGCGTAGTTAGAGAACCGAATAAAGGCTACGGAATAGCTTGCTTATCCGGGATTTCCTTTTTAAAAAGCCTAACTGAATCTCCCGAGTTTTTGGTCTTCGTTGATGGAGATGGATCGGACGATTTGGGCGATCTTTTTTCCCTATTTCAACCTTTCGTAATGGACCCTCGAACGGATTTTGTATTGGGTACCAGAACTCAAGGCGGCGCCGAAGATGGATCATTGTCTTTTTTGCAAAAATTCGGTAATGCCCTATCCTGTTTTCTACTCAAAGTCTTTTACGGAGTGGAATTTACCGATTTAGGTCCGTTTAGAGTCTTACGTTGGAATTCGTTCCTATCATTAGGACAGAAGGATAAGACATGGGGGTGGAATCTGGAGATGCAAATCAAAGCCGTTCGAAAAGGGTTTCGAATCGTTGAGGTTCCCGTCCGCTACGAACGGAGAAAAGGAGGTAAATCGAAAATCAGCGGGACTCTGATCGGTAGCTTACGCGCCGGAGCAAAAATTCTTTGGATATTTTTTTACTTAACGTTTTTAAACGGCGGCAATCGTTCTAAGAAATCGGTGATTATTCGACTCCCTAAGACGGTCCGTAAAATTCCGACCAAGCGAGGTTCAACCAAAATTCTCTAA